In Macrobrachium nipponense isolate FS-2020 chromosome 30, ASM1510439v2, whole genome shotgun sequence, a genomic segment contains:
- the LOC135202110 gene encoding trichohyalin-like, with protein MYTKALKIANFAKMKLVQLHQLFGCGNTDVPVRNAVNKLALFLLGTVFTLGPIGEMISYWKEKAISPSSSTRTLNHGTEEIISALKDFYDKQIHEMKADHRNEIQAIKNECSSLKEMLEEKDEFIQIVMKKIERPLKTATTGRKGRENKKEEKAKKESNELAEAKKEIAKLKEDLEQLRREVRAGRMNEKDSRQSRKGPHKVGEENLHPQSRFWAGFATDLNLSEWDVYSLMKRDSTRQNSDTEDHGDDSNSSRTKSKCREVCESETVTRKGNKMQRWIWKMNRKLKRQAKHDPMWDERREELEEWQKLSHSEEILEEEIQDILEDMEQMLRKELERLNKEETGEGEIEEDILEDMEQMLRKELERLNKEETGEGEIEEDILEDMEQMLRKELERLNKEEIGEGEIEEDILEDMEQMLKKEIDEVDMEEIEELLEGDIEEDMLEEIEKLLKEELQDILEDMEEGLEEEEEVLKEDDPEEIFEDTEILEAIREILQEEKAQMHSKRRWGKNAWKSIIREHKERKADKRAEKKLRKQQLISTKRKEERKTQREAENRWVSRVKRNIMHRHEERKHQRKSGKGMGLWSLIVLAKLKRKLMKANRMADQALIQREAMSLALEDYKFRIAERERRKEAKRFLKEQKERRAQSKARKDRLEKEMRFKRKQEHKKRKALEREMRKEAKRAFKEEEKERKAQIKAEKDRMRNEWRYKIQQERKKRRALESLEIQRINRELQEMVRRKKDLDMYKLPLNSLEALILEYIWFFLEEPALISLYLRHPTDPNYILNVLEERWKNRKKDRKTTRS; from the coding sequence ATGTATACAAAAGCTCTTAAAATTGCAAATTTTGCTAAGATGAAATTGGTTCAACTTCATCAGTTGTTTGGCTGCGGGAATACAGATGTTCCCGTCAGAAATGCCGTTAATAAATTGGCTCTGTTCTTATTAGGAACGGTGTTTACCCTTGGACCTATTGGAGAGATGATTTCATACTGGAAAGAGAAGGCAATATCGCCCTCTTCATCTACACGGACTCTTAACCACGGCACCGAAGAGATAATCTCTGCCCTCAAGGATTTCTATGATAAACAGATTCATGAAATGAAGGCTGATCATAGGAATGAAATTCAGGCAATAAAAAACGAGTGttcttctctgaaggagatgctgGAGGAAAAAGACGAATTTATTCAGATAGTTATGAAGAAGATTGAAAGGCCCCTGAAGACAGCCACAACAGGTCGAAAGGGCCGggagaacaagaaagaagaaaaggccAAAAAGGAAAGCAATGAATTGGCAGAGGCAAAGAAGGAGATCGCTAAACTAAAAGAGGATCTAGAGCAACTCCGGAGGGAGGTGAGAGCTGGACGGATGAACGAAAAGGATTCCAGGCAATCAAGAAAGGGGCCACACAAAGTTGGAGAGGAAAACCTGCATCCACAAAGCAGATTCTGGGCAGGATTTGCAACCGACCTGAACCTCTCTGAGTGGGATGTCTATTCATTGATGAAGAGAGATTCGACGAGACAAAATAGTGACACTGAAGACCATGGTGATGATAGTAATTCATCACGAACAAAAAGTAAATGTCGGGAAGTCTGTGAAAGCGAAACTGTCACGAGGAAAGGGAATAAAATGCAGCGTTGGATTTGGAAAATGAACAGAAAGTTAAAACGTCAAGCTAAACATGACCCTATGTGGGATGAACGTCGGGAAGAACTTGAAGAATGGCAAAAGCTTTCGCATTCAGAGGAAATACTCGAGGAGGAGATACAGGACATACTTGAGGATATGGAACAGATGCTTAGGAAGGAACTAGAGAGGTTGAATAAGGAGGAAACAGGAGAAGGGGAAATAGAGGAGGACATACTTGAGGATATGGAACAGATGCTTAGGAAGGAACTAGAGAGGTTGAATAAGGAGGAAACAGGAGAGGGGGAAATAGAGGAGGACATACTTGAGGATATGGAACAGATGCTTAGAAAGGAACTAGAGAGGTTGAATAAGGAGGAAATAGGAGAGGGGGAAATAGAGGAGGACATACTTGAGGATATGGAACAGATGCTCAAGAAGGAAATAGACGAAGTGGATATGGAGGAAATAGAAGAGCTGCTTGAGGGAGACATAGAGGAGGACATGCTTGAGGAGATAGAAAAGTTGCTTAAGGAGGAGCTACAGGACATACTTGAGGATATGGAGGAGGGGcttgaggaggaagaagaggtgcTCAAGGAGGATGATCCAGAGGAGATATTTGAGGATACAGAAATACTTGAGGCGATAAGGGAGATACTCCAGGAGGAGAAGGCTCAAATGCACTCTAAAAGAAGGTGGGGAAAGAATGCATGGAAGTCCATCATTCGGGAGCATAAGGAGAGAAAGGCCGACAAAAGGGCCGAAAAAAAACTGAGGAAACAGCAATTGATCTCTACAAAAcggaaagaggagagaaagacccaAAGAGAAGCTGAAAACAGGTGGGTCAGTAGGGTAAAGAGAAATATCATGCATCGACATGAAGAAAGAAAGCATCAAAGAAAATCTGGAAAAGGGATGGGACTGTGGAGCTTGATCGTGCTTGCCAAGCTAAAACGTAAGTTGATGAAGGCAAACCGTATGGCTGATCAAGCATTGATACAGAGAGAAGCCATGTCTCTGGCACTGGAGGATTATAAGTTTAGGATAGCTGAAcgagaaaggagaaaggaggcaaAAAGATTTCTTAAGGAACAAAAGGAAAGGAGGGCCCAATCAAAGGCTAGAAAAGACAGGCTGGAGAAGGAAATGAGATTCAAAAGGAAGCAAGAGCACAAGAAGAGGAAGGCTTTGGAACGAGAAATGAGAAAGGAGGCAAAAAGAGCttttaaggaagaagaaaaggaaaggaaggccCAAATAAAGGCTGAAAAAGACAGGATGAGGAATGAATGGAGATACAAGATACAGCAAGAACGCAAGAAGAGGAGGGCTCTAGAAAGCCTTGAAATACAGCGGATAAATCGTGAATTACAGGAGATGGTGAGAAGGAAAAAAGACTTGGATATGTATAAATTACCCTTAAATTCTTTAGAAGCCCTAATTCTTGAATACATTTGGTTCTTCTTGGAAGAACCTGCATTGATCTCTTTGTATCTGAGACATCCTACAGATCCCAATTACATCCTGAATGTTCTGGAGGAGCGttggaaaaacaggaaaaaagatagaaagacaACACGCTCTTAA